Part of the Paenibacillus aurantius genome, CCTCAAGCTTCTTCTTGAGCTGCTCGAAGGCGAGGTAGAGGCTGCCGATGCCGTCCGGCTGCATCTGATTGACATAGAATTGATACTGCCCGTCCCGTTCGTAAACCGAAATGCTGCCGCGTGCGAGAACCCTGGTCCCTTCCTTGGGAAGGAAAGGAAGCCGCTGGTTATAGGAAGCGAACATGATGCTCTTCAACCGGCTCTCGGCATCCTTCAGGGTAAAGTACATATGCCCGCTGGAATGGTGGGTGAAATTGGAGATTTCCCCGCGCACCCAAACGTCCTGCAGGGTATAGTCCCCTTCCAGCTTGCGCTTGATCAGCCGGTTAAGCTCTTTGATCGAAAGGACCTGCTCCCGATTCATCATCGGCTTACACTCTTACGGACGACTTGCCCGTTTTCCGGGCGGCCTCCAAGGTGTTTTGGAGCAGCATGGTAATGGTCATCGGACCGACGCAGCCCGGAACAGGCGTGATCAAACCGGCGGTTTCTTTGACCGCCTCGAAATCCACGTCTCCGCACAGCTTGCCGTTCTCGTCCCGGTTCATGCCCACATCAATGACAACCGCTCCCGGCTTCACATGTTCCTTGCCTACGAGCTTGGCCCGTCCCACCGCCACGACCAAAATGTCGGCCTGGCTCGTAATCTCGGCCATATTCGAGGTGCGCGAATGACAGACGGTGACCGTCGCATCCTCACGAAGAAGCAGCATGGCCATCGGCTTGCCCACGATGTGGCTCCGTCCGATTACGACGGCGTGCTTGCCTTTGATCTCTACGCCCTTGCGCTTCAAAATTTCAATGACCCCGGCAGGTGTACATGGCAGGAAGCCTTCTTTGCCCAGCACGAGATTGCCTACATTAACCGGATGGAAGCAGTCCACATCCTTGGAAGGATCAATGGCGTCAATTACTTTTTGTTCGTCGATATGCTTAGGAGGCGGCGATTGCACAAGAATGCCGTGAATCCGTTCGTCCGCATTCAGCTTAGCTATCAGCGAAAGGACCTCTTCCTCCGACGTTTCCGCCGGCAAGCGGTGCACTTCGGAATACATCCCCGCCTCTTCACACGCTTTGGCCTTATTGCGCACATATACAGCCGAAGCCGGGTCGTCTCCCACCAGCACAACCGCCAATCCGGGCTGAGTCCCCTGCTGCACCAGTTGATGAACTTCGTTCTTGATCTCCTCGCGGATTTCTCCTACCAGTTCCTTGCCGTTGATTACTTCTGCCGTCATCCGGTTCCCCTCCTGATAATACGGTTTTGTTCTTACCCAAGTCTTGAGTGTCCTATGCCCCTAGTTTACGTTTTGGTTGTCGCGGTGTAAAGACGTAAGTTTTAACGGTACACATCCATTATTGTTCGGTTTTGGGTAAATACTTCTCCTTGATGGACTCCAATTCCCCGATCATTTTACCCAGAACCCCGTTTACGAACTTGCCCGACTCCTCGGAGCCGAAATGCTTGGCCAGCTCAATCGCTTCGTTCACGACTACCTTAGGGGGTACATCATCCCGGTAAATCATCTCGTAGGCCGCAAGCCGCAGCACCTCGCGGTCGATTTTGGAGAGTCGGTCGATTTTCCATCCCTTCAAATAAACCGACAGAATTTCGTCGATGACGGTCAGATGCTTCTCGGTCCCCTCCACCAGCTCCTGGACATAATCAGGCGAGATGCTCTCCCCTTTTACGGAAAGATCCGCTTCATTGTCATGAAGGGCTTCGGTGATGGCGGTCGTGATCGCTTCGTGCGAGCTTACCTCGTTCATTTGCATCTGGTACATGCTTTGAAGCGCTATTTCCCTGGCCAATCTGCGTTTCATGTATACTCCTCCCGGAACGTTACCTTCTAGATTTAGCTTCTTACGGTGAGCTCTGTCTTATCCAACAGCCTTGCCTTCCTTACTCACAAAAAAACCCATGAAAAGACAGCCCGAAAGAAGAGCGGTCCCTCACAGGATTATCTGAACATTCTCCATCTTTCCATCAGCCGCTGCCATAGCTCGTCAGCTCCGAACAAAGGCTCGCGGCTATCCAGCTTTTTCCCCACATAATAACCGATATAGGTGATAAAAGCAAAAATGA contains:
- a CDS encoding DUF2273 domain-containing protein, whose protein sequence is MWRELWEKHTGKCIGAACGVFLGFVYLIWGFWDMLIFAFITYIGYYVGKKLDSREPLFGADELWQRLMERWRMFR
- the nusB gene encoding transcription antitermination factor NusB, whose protein sequence is MKRRLAREIALQSMYQMQMNEVSSHEAITTAITEALHDNEADLSVKGESISPDYVQELVEGTEKHLTVIDEILSVYLKGWKIDRLSKIDREVLRLAAYEMIYRDDVPPKVVVNEAIELAKHFGSEESGKFVNGVLGKMIGELESIKEKYLPKTEQ
- the folD gene encoding bifunctional methylenetetrahydrofolate dehydrogenase/methenyltetrahydrofolate cyclohydrolase FolD; amino-acid sequence: MTAEVINGKELVGEIREEIKNEVHQLVQQGTQPGLAVVLVGDDPASAVYVRNKAKACEEAGMYSEVHRLPAETSEEEVLSLIAKLNADERIHGILVQSPPPKHIDEQKVIDAIDPSKDVDCFHPVNVGNLVLGKEGFLPCTPAGVIEILKRKGVEIKGKHAVVIGRSHIVGKPMAMLLLREDATVTVCHSRTSNMAEITSQADILVVAVGRAKLVGKEHVKPGAVVIDVGMNRDENGKLCGDVDFEAVKETAGLITPVPGCVGPMTITMLLQNTLEAARKTGKSSVRV